CAGTCGACGGGATACAGTCGGCAGTACGGATTTCTACACATCCAGGTTCTTGACGCTCTTGGCGTGGGCCAGAATGAAGGCTTTGCGCGGCGGGACCTCCCCACCCATCAGCATGGAAAACATGTGGTCGGCCTTGGAGGCATCATCGATGGTGACCTCGAGCAGGGTGCGGGTCGACGGGTCCATGGTGGTCTCCCAGAGTTGCTCCGTGTTCATTTCACCCAGGCCCTTGTAGCGCTGGAGGCTCACCCTCTTTCCCTTGAGGCCTTCGAGCACCTCGTCCTTCTCCGGGTCGGAGTATACCCACTTCTCGAACTTGGCGGCGGTGATACGGTAGAGCGGCGGCTGGGCAATGAAGAGGTGCCCGTTGTTGATCAACTCGAACATGTGCCGGAAGAAGAAGGTCAGCATCAGGGTGCGGATGTGGGCGCCGTCGACGTCGGCGTCCGCCATCAGGATAACCTTGTGATAGCGCAGCCTGGCCAGGTCAAGCTCCTCGTCGATGCCGGTCCCCAGGGCGGTAATGATAGCCCGGATGGCATCATGGGCCAGCATCTTGTCCGGCGGTGCCTTTTCCACGTTCAGTATCTTGCCCCACAGGGGTAGAATCGCCTGGAACCGCCGGTTCCTGCCTTGCTTGGCAGAGCCACCGGCGGAGTCGCCCTCGACAAGGTATACCTCGCAGAGAGAAGGCTCCTTCTCCGAGCAATCGGCCAGTTTCCCCGGCAGGGTGCCGGTGTCCAGGCTGTTCTTGCGGACGATAAGTTCCCTGGCTTTCCGGGCGGCCTCCCTGGCCTTGGCGGAGAGGAGGCACTTGTCAATTATCCTCTTGACGTCGTCCGGGTGCTCATCGAAGTAGAGCGAAAGCCCCTCGCCAACAACGCTCTCGACCTGCCCCTTCACTTCCGGGTTACCGAGTTTGGCCTTGGTCTGTCCCTCGAACTGTGGCTCGTGTATCTTGACACTGATGACGGCGGTAAGTCCTTCTCTGACATCGTCTCCGGAAAGGTTGGGGTCGTCCTCCTTGAGGAACTTGTTCTTGCGGGCGTAGTCGTTCAGGGCGCGGGTTAGCGCGGAGCGGAAGCCGGTGAGATGAGTGCCCCCGTCGATAGTATTAACACAGTTGGCAAAGCTGTAGGTGGACTCACTGAAGCCGTCATGATACTGGAGAGCCACTTCGACGATGGTGCTGTTCGCCGGCTTGTTGATGTGTATTGGCTGCTGGTGGCGCAGTACACGATTCCGGTTAAGGTGGCGGACGAAGCTGGTGATGCCCCCTTCGAAGTAGTAGGTTAGCTCGCTGTCACGTCGCTCGTCCCGGAAGTATATCTCAAGGTCGCTGTTGAGG
The Dehalococcoidales bacterium DNA segment above includes these coding regions:
- the gyrB gene encoding DNA topoisomerase (ATP-hydrolyzing) subunit B, with the translated sequence MTQDAPPQPELVNNGINGQYTANDIQVLGGREAIRRRPGMYIGSTDHRGLHHLVYEIVYNSVDEAMAGFCTRIDIIIHPDSSVTVKDNGRGIPVDIHPTTNTSALETVMTVLHAGAKFGGKTYQVSGGLHGVGASVVNALSSWCKVDVRLDGKVYHQEYLRGIPQGDVIAVGETTDPNGTTTSFLSDAEIFDDARYDYNTLSERIREIAYLNSDLEIYFRDERRDSELTYYFEGGITSFVRHLNRNRVLRHQQPIHINKPANSTIVEVALQYHDGFSESTYSFANCVNTIDGGTHLTGFRSALTRALNDYARKNKFLKEDDPNLSGDDVREGLTAVISVKIHEPQFEGQTKAKLGNPEVKGQVESVVGEGLSLYFDEHPDDVKRIIDKCLLSAKAREAARKARELIVRKNSLDTGTLPGKLADCSEKEPSLCEVYLVEGDSAGGSAKQGRNRRFQAILPLWGKILNVEKAPPDKMLAHDAIRAIITALGTGIDEELDLARLRYHKVILMADADVDGAHIRTLMLTFFFRHMFELINNGHLFIAQPPLYRITAAKFEKWVYSDPEKDEVLEGLKGKRVSLQRYKGLGEMNTEQLWETTMDPSTRTLLEVTIDDASKADHMFSMLMGGEVPPRKAFILAHAKSVKNLDV